One window of Rickettsiales bacterium genomic DNA carries:
- a CDS encoding SDR family oxidoreductase, whose protein sequence is MTNELQKNVLITGAAVRIGKYIAEKLAYDGWSIALHYNNSEQEAYDLAHSLLPITNVMLFKANLADKEDSAQLIDNVNKQLGPVNLLINNASICVNDNLDNLNSSTLENHFAIHVNNIVYLSKCMAKQEGAKDIINIIDSDISRNIKKFFSYNLSKKTLFDLTKMLAVSLAPYLKVNAIAPGPMLFKKGQNPQVFKELVNESPLHREATLQELYDCIMFLVNNNSITGQTIYLDGGRHLI, encoded by the coding sequence ATGACAAATGAATTACAAAAAAATGTGTTAATTACTGGAGCTGCAGTAAGAATTGGAAAATACATCGCTGAGAAATTAGCATATGATGGCTGGTCCATTGCACTTCATTATAATAACTCAGAGCAGGAAGCCTATGATTTAGCACATAGTTTACTCCCAATTACTAATGTAATGTTATTTAAAGCTAACCTTGCTGATAAAGAAGATTCTGCTCAGCTTATAGACAATGTAAATAAACAACTGGGGCCAGTTAATTTACTCATAAATAATGCATCCATCTGCGTAAATGATAATTTAGATAATTTAAATAGCTCCACTTTAGAAAACCACTTTGCTATTCATGTAAATAATATTGTTTATTTATCTAAATGTATGGCAAAGCAAGAAGGAGCCAAAGATATTATCAATATTATTGACTCTGACATCTCAAGAAATATAAAAAAATTCTTTTCTTATAATTTAAGTAAAAAAACATTATTTGATTTAACCAAAATGCTAGCTGTGAGTTTAGCTCCATATCTCAAAGTGAATGCAATTGCTCCAGGCCCAATGCTATTCAAGAAAGGACAAAACCCTCAAGTATTTAAAGAGCTAGTTAATGAATCACCGCTTCATAGAGAAGCTACATTACAAGAATTATATGACTGTATAATGTTCTTGGTGAATAACAACTCCATCACAGGACAAACAATCTACCTAGATGGTGGAAGACATTTGATTTAA
- a CDS encoding cation:proton antiporter — MEEQHFLSIVLLILSAAVVIVATFKKLKLSPVLGYFVAGGLIGEYGLNFVNSSDTETLGEVGVIFLLFAIGLELTFERLKSMRKLVFGFGSFQVAITTMAIGSVAFMMGESLASAVILGGGLALSSTAIVLQVVAENRAQSTQVGRLSLAVLLLQDFAVVPLLVLVPILAGEQVGLIKPLGEAFLKAVLVLVFIFVVGRIVLRPIFNMISSSNSAESNEIFIATTILIALGTAYLTEYMGLSLALGAFAAGLLVAETEFQLQAEESIAPFKGLFLGLFFMSVGMSINLQLVLDDFSFIASLSFGLIALKAIIIILLALVFKFNVGSSIHVGLLLGQGSEFAFILFRLAGKKSIFNIDTDTLLLVVTITMAVTPLLAALGGWIANKLDKKNKLKQADIYKEIYDLSHHVILLGFGRVGQMVARLLTAEKVNYVAVDINPEHVASERQKGNPVYLGDASSLEMLDSVGIARASSVIVSLSNEVTLKKASRAISKAYPKLPIVVRSKDLSKATEFYNAGAKIIVPETYETGLQLGGAVLKSIGISEFEVSRMKNQFRAGNYTKLPILDEEAENQNA, encoded by the coding sequence ATGGAAGAGCAGCATTTTTTATCCATTGTATTGTTGATATTATCAGCAGCAGTAGTCATAGTAGCCACATTTAAGAAGTTAAAATTAAGCCCTGTGCTAGGTTATTTTGTGGCCGGAGGGTTAATAGGAGAGTATGGTCTGAATTTTGTTAACTCTTCAGATACTGAAACTCTTGGTGAAGTTGGGGTAATATTTTTGTTATTCGCTATAGGACTAGAGTTAACTTTCGAGCGTTTGAAATCAATGCGTAAGTTAGTTTTTGGTTTTGGTTCATTTCAAGTGGCAATTACCACTATGGCTATCGGAAGTGTGGCCTTTATGATGGGAGAAAGCCTAGCAAGTGCTGTGATTTTAGGTGGTGGTCTTGCACTATCTTCCACCGCAATTGTATTACAAGTGGTTGCTGAGAATCGTGCGCAATCTACCCAAGTTGGTCGTTTATCCCTTGCTGTACTTTTATTGCAGGATTTTGCTGTGGTACCACTTTTAGTATTAGTTCCAATTCTTGCTGGAGAGCAGGTTGGTCTTATTAAGCCGTTAGGTGAAGCTTTCTTAAAAGCTGTATTGGTTCTAGTGTTTATTTTTGTGGTTGGAAGGATAGTATTAAGGCCTATTTTTAATATGATAAGTTCTTCAAATTCAGCAGAAAGTAATGAGATATTTATTGCTACCACAATTCTCATTGCATTAGGGACAGCTTATCTCACTGAATATATGGGATTATCTTTGGCTCTTGGAGCTTTTGCTGCTGGGTTATTAGTTGCAGAAACAGAGTTTCAATTACAAGCAGAAGAAAGCATCGCTCCTTTTAAGGGATTGTTTTTGGGGTTGTTCTTTATGTCTGTTGGAATGTCTATAAACCTGCAGTTGGTTTTAGATGATTTTTCTTTTATTGCTAGTCTTTCCTTTGGGCTTATAGCATTAAAGGCGATTATAATTATTCTTCTTGCTTTAGTTTTTAAATTTAATGTAGGAAGTTCTATACATGTTGGTTTGCTATTGGGGCAAGGTAGTGAATTTGCTTTCATTCTTTTTAGGTTAGCTGGTAAGAAGTCTATTTTTAATATAGACACTGATACATTATTATTAGTAGTTACTATAACTATGGCTGTAACTCCATTGCTTGCAGCATTAGGTGGATGGATAGCTAATAAATTGGATAAGAAGAATAAATTGAAGCAAGCGGATATTTATAAAGAAATTTATGATTTAAGTCATCATGTTATTCTTTTAGGCTTTGGCAGAGTGGGGCAAATGGTAGCTAGATTATTAACTGCAGAAAAGGTTAATTATGTTGCTGTAGACATTAACCCAGAGCATGTGGCATCAGAGCGTCAAAAAGGAAACCCTGTTTATTTAGGTGATGCAAGTAGCCTTGAAATGTTGGATTCTGTTGGGATTGCTAGAGCTAGTTCTGTGATTGTGAGTTTAAGTAATGAGGTAACCTTGAAAAAGGCTTCAAGGGCCATTTCTAAAGCTTATCCTAAATTACCTATTGTTGTAAGATCTAAGGATTTATCTAAAGCTACAGAATTTTATAATGCAGGAGCAAAAATTATTGTTCCTGAAACCTATGAAACAGGTTTGCAATTAGGTGGGGCTGTGTTGAAGTCTATTGGAATTAGTGAATTTGAAGTTAGTAGAATGAAGAATCAATTTAGAGCGGGTAATTATACTAAATTACCAATACTTGATGAAGAAGCAGAGAATCAAAATGCATAG
- a CDS encoding SH3 domain-containing protein produces the protein MHRLIFTIIVLFCWNTLAVAPSFTENFVSYYASIKSSEVNVRKGPNTRYPIEWVFKKKGEPVEVIAQFEHWYKIKDFSGDEGWVKSAMLTKKRRGIISIKFKKDNPNLYVLLYDKPDASSQVIAKIAHSKRVDVTKCNKNWCQIKIVNLSGWVEKSQLWGVYAKEEFK, from the coding sequence ATGCATAGATTAATTTTTACTATTATTGTGTTGTTTTGTTGGAATACATTGGCGGTTGCTCCTTCATTTACTGAGAATTTTGTTTCATACTATGCCTCAATCAAATCATCGGAAGTTAATGTTCGTAAAGGCCCTAATACTAGATATCCAATAGAATGGGTGTTTAAGAAAAAAGGTGAACCGGTAGAGGTGATTGCTCAATTTGAACATTGGTATAAAATTAAAGATTTTAGTGGTGACGAAGGATGGGTTAAATCTGCTATGTTAACAAAAAAACGTAGAGGTATTATAAGTATTAAGTTTAAAAAAGATAATCCTAATTTATACGTATTATTATATGATAAACCTGATGCTTCATCTCAAGTCATCGCCAAAATTGCGCATTCCAAAAGAGTGGATGTTACAAAATGCAATAAAAATTGGTGCCAAATCAAAATAGTTAACCTTTCTGGCTGGGTTGAAAAATCTCAGCTTTGGGGAGTTTACGCTAAAGAAGAATTCAAATAG